Part of the Salmo trutta unplaced genomic scaffold, fSalTru1.1, whole genome shotgun sequence genome, AGACCTCTGAGACACTCCCCCCCGCCGCCTCCCCCCCTCTGACCGGCTCCTCCCACTGTGACTCGGAGCTGTCGCTCAACGCCGCGCCGCACGCCATCGATGACCTCACCGGCTTTATCATCGACCCGTACCATTCGGATCAGCCGCAGGTGAGTTTCCCTCAGACGATCCTACTTACCTTTGACTTCCTGTCTTCAATACTTTATTTATTGACTTGGACACGGTGTTGTTTGTTGGGACTTTTGTACAAGAAATTAATATTTTAGctgtaaataaaataaaggaAAATGTTCTTAACTAAACTAGGTAAAGCACTTTAAGCTACTGGAAAAGAGCTATATAAATGggattgattattattatgaattattatcattattattacagGGCCAGGGTCATAGGTCCAGCTCCTTCACCTCCTCAGCCACTGACCAGCTGGATGATGCAGGGGTCAGCACTGCCAGCGAGGGAGAGTGGACCTATCCTCAAGACCAGGTACCACTGCTATTTAACTATATAGATTATTCTCTTCTCTTATCCTCTCTTTTCTTCTAATCTTTTCTCTCATCTCATCTTATATAATGTTATGTTATCCTGTTCTAGGCTGATCAGGACCAGCTGTGTAGTCAGGACTTCAGCCCCAGGCGTTCCTCCAGGGGGGACCAGACCAGGATAGACTTCACCAGCATCAGCACCTACGACGGCTTCTCAGACCGAGCTCCCCCTACTGCTGCAGCagactcccagggcttctactcaTCCTCCATGCACTTTGACTCCATGCAGGGCCAGAGTTACAGGAGCTACATGTACAACTATGCAGCAGTGGGCTCTGGCGCTGACTGTGACCAGGGTAATACTGTGGGCGCTACGCCTGGTGAGGGAGAGGGCATGGCTGGATACCCTCCTCAGTCCTCTGACTACAGGGGAGCCACCCTGACGCTAGGGAGGCCGTGTCGTCCGCTGAAGAAACCAAAGGTCAAGCCACCCCCACCAAAACGGAGTTCGTCGCTGAAGGAGACGTGTAGCGCAGGTGCTCCAGAGAATGTCCCCCCTGAGCAGGGTGACGAGCAGGGCGACCAGGACCAACCAAAGATTCATAGTAGTGGGCAGACCCAGACCCTGAACCTGCCCATGTCttccagagacagagagatgaggctGCAGCTGGACATGGCCAGCCCAGGGGAGGTGGAGAATCCTGGGTTGGAGGCTGAGGCGGTGGGTGTTGGTGGTGGAGGTGCCTGGGGGATAGGGAGCCCCAGGAGCCCCAGGACTGTGGAGATGACGGAGCCCACCTCGTTCGGGTCCACGGACACTCACTCCTTCAAGGACGAGGGCGCCGTTCAGTCTGACTATGCAGACCTCTGGTTCCTCAACGACTTGAAATCCCAAAATAACCTGGACCCCAACGGCTCCTTGTCCAACTCCAGCACTGCTACGGGTACTACTGTTATCGAATGCATCAAGTCGCCGGTGGACAGCTCCTCCTCTCCCGGGGGAGAGACCCAGGCGTTGATGCATTCCTCCGGCTCTGGTTCCAGCTCCTCCAggcccacctctcctcctcttccccccggGGATGGAGACTTCAAGCTGGGCTCTCCTGAGAAGCTGGCTGGCCTCGCCTCGCCCTCCAGCGGATACTCCAGCCAATCCGAGACGCCCACGTCTTCATTCCCATTAGCGTTCTTCCCCGGCCCGCTCTCTCCGACCAGCGGGAAACGGAAACCCAAAGTCCCTGAGAGGAAGTCTTCTCTATCCTCGCTGCAGCACCAGGCCCAGTTCTCTAGCTCGGCCTCTggatcctcctcttcctgttcctcttcctcttcctcatcatcCAGGAAGGACTATGACTTCCCGGCTCCACCCACCGAGCTGGACTTAAGTTCTCTTCACAGCGCCCACAGCAGCCGGCCGTTACCCACTCTGGCCCACCGGACCCACATGCACACGCTGCACCAGAAGAAGCagagggcagcagcagcagcagaggccCGGGCAACCGCGGGTAACACTGCAGCCGCTAACGCTAATGCTAGTGCTAAAGCTAGTGCTAACGCTAGTgctaatgctaatgctaacgCTAGTGCTAACACTAGTGCAACCCCCTCTGGGTTTATCTATGGATCCACTCTGACTCCAGAGGCCCCACTTGCTGCCAACCCCATGGCCCTGGCCATCACCCCCACGGTGCTGCGCTCCGTTCAGCTACGTTCCACCGGCCACAGGGCCACCGATGGTTCTCAGCCCCAGGCCCAGGGCCAGGCTCAGGGGGCTCAGGGCCAGgagcctccaccaccaccacaagcaTGGGCCCACGAGGCTTCAGGGGCCCCTGCCACCAGACCCAAGATGCCCAGTGTAACCATTGTGACCCCCCACTCTGACACCAACACCAGGCCCCTGCCACCCAGGAGACCCATTGCCCAGAAACCCCCGCCACCACCGACCCAGGACCCCCACCACCCTTCTCAGGAGCATCACCACCACTCTGTACCCCAACCCCAGCACCACCCCACCCCCATGCAGCACCCGGATGGCCCCCCGCCCTACGAGAGCCTGGCCAGGCACCGGCAGGACCGCTACAGCCCCGGAACCTTCTGGGCAATGACGGCATTCCGGACGCGGCCTGCGGAACCTTTGGAACCCGAGGAACCCACGCACCGAGCACCACCGCCAACTCCGGAACCCGTGATTCCTACTACACACCCGGAGTGCCACGTGCTAGGGGAGCGGACAGAGGATGAagaagacgaggaggaggaagagcacgATAGAGAGATATCAAGGGTTATGAGTCACAGTCAAGGCCTCATTAGAGAATATCGAGAATATCATCAAAGAGATCATCCAAGGGAACCACCGACGTACGAGACACTAGAGGAGTCCCACTCATATCAGTCCCAGTCGCATTATCACAGCCAGTCACAGACACACTCCTGTCACAGTCAAATGGTCCAGAGGTGGGACTTGGGCCCAAGCAGCAGTCCTGACAAAGTGCCCGGTGTAACTGTGGAAGCATCACACCCTTACTCAATCAGCCATGTGATAGATCTAAGAGGTAGGGGTGGAGAGGACCGCTATGAGATGACATCATCAGGGGTTCCTACCAGAAGTGCCTCACAGGATAACAGCAGAGATGACTCCACCACACCGGACACAGAGGACTACTTCAGCAAAGGTCAGTCTGGATTGATAGATTTTACTTATACTTTTCTTAAATATTATGCATTATGCggaaatcgctccaccatttcctggttgcaaaaattctaacggtttgcctaatttcagtttatgtgtcaaaacaagcaaatatagtgtagtgaatcattgtaccatctaaagcgctgtgaaatatcttttccataaccaaaaatattgtattttcagctgtttgaagctggtgtacaaaaccaaaagtaaaatacacaaaaacgggaagcatagaaatagagcacatcGAACAGATCTTagacttcttagacttgctttcaacgagaatgacagatctatataaactcatttctatgtgaattttgttgggtcacccaaaaagtgacatattgcagctttaatactTTACTTAATACTTTACTTTACTTTGAGACTTTTTAACAATCAATTGTTTTTGAATTGATGTATTAATTTAAGAGACTTCAAGAGACTTTAAGACTTTAAGAGACCCTCTCTAGAGTTTTTAATGATCTATAAGGAATGTGATCAGATCACTTCTGTTGTGGTCCTCTCATCTCTAGAGGGTTGATCTATAAGGAATGTGATCAGATTACTTCTGTTGTGGTCCTCTCATCTCTAGAGGGTTTAATGACCTATAAGGAATGTGATCAGATCACTTCTGTTGTGGTCCTCTCATCTCTAGAGGGTTTAATGATCTATAAGGAATGTGATCAGATCACTTCTGTTGTGGTCCTCTCATCTCTAGAGGGTTTAATGATCTATAAGGAATGTGATCAGATCAAGGGCATGATATTCCCTATAacatcctgttcctgttcctccaGAGTCTACTAGTCCCAGTGataactccctctctcctctgactgACGAAACAACCAAACCTGATGATGATGTCGTCTTCATGTCACCCAGCAAATCTCGTACTACTGAAGACCTGTTCGCCATGATCCACAGGTCACTTTCAATTCACTTCAAGTAACTGTATTACTTTGACTCACTAGGTTATAGCTGTACTTGTCATAACCAATAATATCATTACCTTTATCTGTCACTATATTCAATTCAGTTCCTTTATTGTTTTCCAAGGTTGCAGAAAATTACAAACAAACTGAGAACACACATTGAACCCATCAGACATATGAAGCACAGCAGAAACCCATCAGACATATGAACCACAGCAGAAACCCATTAGACATCAGAACCACAGCAGAAACCCATCAGACATCAGAACCACACAGAAACCCATCAGACATATGAACCACAGCAGAAACCCATCAGACATCAGAACCACAGCAGAAACCCATCAGACATATGAACCACAGCAGAAACCCATCAGACATATGAACCACAGCAGAAACCCATCAGACATCAGAACCACAGCAGAAACCCATCAGACATCAGAACCACAGCAGAAACCCATCAGACATATGAACCACACAGAAACCCATCAGACATATGAACCACAGCAGAAACCCATCAGACATCAGAACCACAGCAGAAACCCATCAGACATCAGAACCACACAGAAACCCATCAGACATATGAACCACACAGAAACCCATCAGACATATGAACCACAGCAGAAAGGGCTATGAAATGTCCTGTTTACCTGAACCGTGTAACACTCTCCTATTCTAGGTCTAAGAGAAAAGTCCTGGGCCGTAAGGactctggagagctgagtgggaAGAGCCGTCTGTGTCCTCCTCCGGCTGCCGTTGTTCCCCCTGCAGCTATCCTCCCAGCCATCCCCCCTCCGCCCCCTCTCATCATCCCCCCCGCCCCGGCCCTCTCCACCCTGACCGCGGCCGGAACCCAGCGCACCCCAGGACCCATCTACCGCAGCGCCAAGAAGTCCAGCACCTCCAACGAGGAGTTCAAGCTGCTGCTCCTGAAGAAGGGCAGCCGGACTGATTCTAGCTACCGCATGTCTGCTACAGAGATCCTCAAGAGCCCCATCGCCCCCAAGTCCCCTGGGCACCCCTTGGCTGCGGAGGGCCAGGTCAGGTACCCCACCGAggatcccccctctcccctccaggaGCCATCATTGCAGGCGGCCGGGGAGCAACTCTTCCCCCCCAGCCTCTTCCCCAGGCCCAGTTCAGACAGCTTCAGCCCCAAAACACCCCCCACGTCGGCTTCGTCCAGACAGGGGCGCTCCCGGATCCCCCCTGCAGCCAATAGTAGTCGCTACAGCACCCGTAGCCGACTCTATACGGCACCCATGCAGGTCATATCAGAGGGGGAGACTGAGAACTCAGATGGGAGTCCTCATGATGATCGCTCCTCGTAAAACAAAAGGCATGCTCAGTGCAGAAACAtgtaccctattccttatttggtgtactacttttgaccagggcccatataaggaatagggtaccatttgggatgtagacataTTTATATGGATTTGGTTCAGTGCTGTTACTGTTCTTATCTACTGAGTACTGACGGATACACAACTAAACAAAGAGTGGCTAATCAGAGAGAAGAATCTACTCTGGACCTGGGGATTTGATATCTATGTGCAGAACTGAAGAACACAACTTTGTGTTTTGTTCAGAGtgtaaagaaagaaaaaaatgtctTGTTTTGAACTTTGAACTCCCTTTTTAAATAACCCAAGATCCTGTATTGAGTGAAACGTGGACAAGAGGAGAGAAATGGAGCGGTAagataacctgtgtgtgtgttggagcaaATGGAACATCCATCGTCATTTTTTATCTTCTTGGATGTTGGATGACTTGTATGTCGTGTCCTAACGTGACCCTAAAATAACTGCTTTCCAAAAGAATTGCATTTCTCTCTACACTTACCCAGAGGACAGGTCATTATTTCAACCATAAACAAAATATTCCCAGTCGACAAAAATGAATAAGCTATATGTTTTGTATTGCTACCGCCCCCCAACACAAAACAATGTACTGTGATCACTATTGACAACCATGTGTCAAAGTATTGTTTTACCAAGAGTGAGTTAACAACACACATAGGTCTACATGCCATCCTCACATAGATAAACTACATGTAAAGTAATAGGAATGACCTTTGCCCCTAGAAGCGCTCTCAGTGCAGGGATTCCTGTCAGTGACACATAAGGGAAATATTTGGTCTTGTTGAAGTGATTTGGTGCAGATGTCAAGGTGTCAGAAGAGATGATGGGACAATCGTGCTGTGGCCTTTCTGTGCTGGAGGGCCAAGCATGCCGGGGATTCACTGACTACTCTAGAGGAGATATTTTGGActataaaaacaaacaaagaGTGAAAAGCTATCGAGGGTCTTTACTActgtttggctagctagctgggagGTTGAAATGGATCGGCTTTTCAAAGCCTAACTTCTCCTTTGCACTTCGTCATTATGAATTCTTCAAGAATATTCCTTGAGAAAAATAAAACTAATCTTATAATGGAAAATTCCTATTGTGTATATTTGTATTGAATATAAAGAACATAGCTATATGAAGAgacatacaaaacattttttaatgaCACAAACCCATCATGTGTAGCAGAGTGGATTGGTGAcgtagaaatagaataactacaTTCTAGAATGACTAGATTCTGTTtctatgggggtgggggggggtgcaaTCTTTCCGTAGTTCCGTAACATCAGTAGCCAGGGGCACGTCACAAAGCCCAACACATGAATCATACAACCTTATTAAGAGAAACaacaaatcatctgtccttgTGAAAATATCGGTTCAATCTTTTAAAAAAAAGATTTCACTCAAATATTACGCTTCTGTCTAGTGTTTCAGGTTTTAAACTAATTTAACATAACAAATTGGTTATATATTTTAAGTAATGACATTCTGGTGAACAGACCAATCTTGAAGAGTTGTGTTTCtacattgaaaaacaaactggaGATCAATGAAGTCACTCAATGTGTTCTATGAATACCTCTGCAATCATATTACTGTTCGTTTGTACAGATCTAACATAGAGATACATAGATAAAATGACAACTGTTACTCAGCGGAATTTGAATTGCAGAACTAACTGAACTGACACTGTGTACGAGGTTACAGGAGGAACAAGCTGTGAACTAATTAGAATTTGACATGATCTATCATGAATTAATATCCGTTGCTGCAGAGCACTGTGGTGTTCGTTGTTTTATTAGTATTTTCATCTATCGCATGcaataaacaaaaaaacaccaTATCATTTTCAAGAGGGGAAATATCTGTTAGAGATACTACCACGAGAAAAGATATCGAATTTTCAGTTTCATTTTTGAATATGTAAAGTTGGGTGTAATTCAATATATGTACAAAATGTTTGACAATTCTGTTTTGTATAGTTGTGTTCATGGACAGGGGGTATCTTGTACTGTAAAATGAACAAAAAATTACTGGACAATCAAACAGAGAATTTTGGAAAATGAAAGAAAGCTATAAGAGTACGTAGGTTCCAGGTAAGGGATGAGTACGTTCTGGAGTTAGTTATTACGTAGGTTCCAGGTAAGGGATGAGTACGTTCTGGAGTTAGTTATTACGTAGGTTCCAGGTAAGGGATGAGTACGTTCTGGAGTTAGTTATTACGTAGGTTCCAGGTAAGGGATGAGTACGTTCTGGAGTTAGTTATTACGTAGGTTCCAGGTAAGGGATGAGTACGTTCTGGAGTTAGTTATTACGTAGGTTCCAGGTAAGGGATGAGTACGTTCTGGAGTTAGTTATTACGTAGGTTCCAGGTAAGGGATGAGTACGTTCTGGAGTTAGTTATTACGTAGGTTCCAGGTAAGGGATGAGTACGTTCTGGAGTTAGTTATTACGTAGGTTCCAGGTAAGGGATGAGTACGTTCTGGAGTTAGTTATTACGTAGGTTCCAGGTAAGGGATGAGTACGTTCTGGAGTTAGTTATTACGTAGGTTCCAGGTAAGGGATGAGTACGTTCTGGAGTTAGTTATTACGTAGGTTCCAGGTAAGGGATGAGTACGTTCTGGAGTTAGTTATTATGTAGGTTCCAGGTAAGGGATGAGTACGTTCTGGAGTTAGTTATTACGTAGGTTCCAGGTAAGGGATGAGTACGTTCTGGAGTTAGTTATTAGTAAAAAGATCCAGGGTGAAATCCTTGTGAGAGTCAGATGAATTGAGCTTGAGATGGGACGGGAGGTAGGATGGgtatgtgcatgcgtgtgcacttgtgtgtgtatgtgtgcgtgcgcatctgcgtgtgtgtgtatgtgttacgtGGACAGTGAGTAGAGCAGGCAGAGGTAGGGTCGTCGTTAGGTAGAGCAACGCACTACAATTCCTCCCTGTACTCTTAGaacaaaaggtgctatctagaacctgaaagggttcttcggctgtcccaataggagaaccctttgaagaaccctttttggttccaagtagaacccttttgcgttccatgtagaaccctttctacagagggttctacatggaacttaaaagggttctacctggaaccaaaaagggttctcctatggggagagccgaagaacccttttggaacctttttttgtaagagtgtGTGGTATAATTGTGTTAACATTCTATTTCATGTTATCGTTTTACAAACTGTTGGACTATAAAACTACAGCCATTCATTTGCCTGGTGTTGAAATGCCATACTATATACATATATCTAGGTGTTTGGTGAACCTTTCTGTGGTCAAAATGACACAAAATGGCTGGTTAGACACTGGGGAACATTGGGGAACATTGGGGAACATTGGGGAACCAAGAGACAGGTACCTCTCTATGCATTGTGTCTCTCTTTTAAATGTAGATTATGGTGCGACAACTTGACAGGATGTACAGGTTGGATGTACAATTATTCATTAATGACAATAATTATACAGCATTGTATAGAAACTATTTTTAATCACAGGATATTTTATCCAGAGAGTTATTTTATTATCATATTGAATAACCTAGAAGAGGAATGATGGTGAAACTTAAAGACATTTCATATCAGAGTCTATAATAATATcattgaattgaactgaactggCTGATGCTAAACGTGACGGTGCATTCttagaatgcatcccaaatggcaccctattccctacctagtgcactaccccatagggctctggtcaaaagtagtgcactacatagggaataaaaGGGGGCTATTTCTGACTCAGTCTGAGAATATAAATGTTAAACTACATGGTGTCAAAATCCACCTTGAGTAGATATTTGGGATCCTCTGAAGTCATTTTTAATTGTTCATATGGATTAGTAACAGTAGTTTGACATAATCTGTATGCagccaaaaaaatatatagattatATTTTCATGATTTGTGTTCCCATTGCAAGTGTCTTTCGATTTTCGGTGAAGTAGCAATGTAGCCATTTCCCCCCCAGGCCAGGCCCCACAAACTAAAGACATTGGTTCATCTGAGTCCAGGCCCCACAAACTAAAGACATTGGTTCATCTGAGTCCAGGCCCCACAAACTAAAGACATTGGTTCATCTGAGTCCAGGCCCCACAAACTAAAGACATTGGTTCATCTGAGTCCAGGCCCCACAAACTAAAGACATTGGTTCATCTGAGTCCAGGCCCCACAAACTAAAGACATTGGTTCATCTGAGTCCAGGCCCCACAAACTAAAGACATTGGTTCATCTGAGTCCAGGCCCCACAAACTAAAGACATTGGTTCATCTGAGTCCAGGCCCCACAGACAAACGTTTTCAAAGAAGAAACTATTGCCTGCCCTTCCGTGAGACATATCCAATGTGTGTAACAGGGTTGGGATCGATTCCATTTCAATACCAGTCAATTcaaaaagtaaaccaaattctCAATTCCAATTCCAAATTTCTCCTCTTTGAAAATCATTGAAGACAAtcggaattggaatttcagtttacttcctgaattgactggaattgaaatggattaGAGCCCAACCCTGAAGTGTAATACCCCAACACAGAAGTGTAATACCCCAACACAGAAGTGTAATAGCCCAACACAGAAGTGTAATAGCCCAACACAGAAGTGTAATACCCCAACACAGAAGTGTAATAGCCCAACACAGAAGTGTAATACCCCAACACAGAAGTGTAATAGCCCAGCACAGAAGT contains:
- the LOC115188726 gene encoding Nance-Horan syndrome protein isoform X4; this translates as MIVLHIRMFSVMTHHATYLPLTLQERPGREVHCHTIQRKAATTTDPDAEPAVGHRSTGAVPNPPSTLDKQTNWSKALPLPTPQERMKSDPAVVSSCIIPINVTGVGFDREASVRCSLVHSQSVLQRRRKLRRRKTITGIPRQVQQDMDSDESPVARERTVMVHTNPHLSLCQEELSLRGGHTKDSGCQTDDCLIGGGGAPSRRRIRAQRGGQGGIPTSLSHSTGNISSLPDHPDTSMYTASGSRLRSRSLPREGGRIRDEDQDDSDEDEDDDDDDDDEDEELSPYETEDFLPGTGPRMLKDEEESTDDQAMPELQLGSLKRIQQGDGGSPEHMWMERGRSRLPRQVDMGSCEISSSSDTFSSPIHSVSTTGVLRGQIDHKEDHQSSSGNWSGSSSTCPSQTSETLPPAASPPLTGSSHCDSELSLNAAPHAIDDLTGFIIDPYHSDQPQGQGHRSSSFTSSATDQLDDAGVSTASEGEWTYPQDQADQDQLCSQDFSPRRSSRGDQTRIDFTSISTYDGFSDRAPPTAAADSQGFYSSSMHFDSMQGQSYRSYMYNYAAVGSGADCDQGNTVGATPGEGEGMAGYPPQSSDYRGATLTLGRPCRPLKKPKVKPPPPKRSSSLKETCSAGAPENVPPEQGDEQGDQDQPKIHSSGQTQTLNLPMSSRDREMRLQLDMASPGEVENPGLEAEAVGVGGGGAWGIGSPRSPRTVEMTEPTSFGSTDTHSFKDEGAVQSDYADLWFLNDLKSQNNLDPNGSLSNSSTATGTTVIECIKSPVDSSSSPGGETQALMHSSGSGSSSSRPTSPPLPPGDGDFKLGSPEKLAGLASPSSGYSSQSETPTSSFPLAFFPGPLSPTSGKRKPKVPERKSSLSSLQHQAQFSSSASGSSSSCSSSSSSSSRKDYDFPAPPTELDLSSLHSAHSSRPLPTLAHRTHMHTLHQKKQRAAAAAEARATAGNTAAANANASAKASANASANANANASANTSATPSGFIYGSTLTPEAPLAANPMALAITPTVLRSVQLRSTGHRATDGSQPQAQGQAQGAQGQEPPPPPQAWAHEASGAPATRPKMPSVTIVTPHSDTNTRPLPPRRPIAQKPPPPPTQDPHHPSQEHHHHSVPQPQHHPTPMQHPDGPPPYESLARHRQDRYSPGTFWAMTAFRTRPAEPLEPEEPTHRAPPPTPEPVIPTTHPECHVLGERTEDEEDEEEEEHDREISRVMSHSQGLIREYREYHQRDHPREPPTYETLEESHSYQSQSHYHSQSQTHSCHSQMVQRWDLGPSSSPDKVPGVTVEASHPYSISHVIDLRGRGGEDRYEMTSSGVPTRSASQDNSRDDSTTPDTEDYFSKESTSPSDNSLSPLTDETTKPDDDVVFMSPSKSRTTEDLFAMIHRSKRKVLGRKDSGELSGKSRLCPPPAAVVPPAAILPAIPPPPPLIIPPAPALSTLTAAGTQRTPGPIYRSAKKSSTSNEEFKLLLLKKGSRTDSSYRMSATEILKSPIAPKSPGHPLAAEGQVRYPTEDPPSPLQEPSLQAAGEQLFPPSLFPRPSSDSFSPKTPPTSASSRQGRSRIPPAANSSRYSTRSRLYTAPMQVISEGETENSDGSPHDDRSS
- the LOC115188726 gene encoding Nance-Horan syndrome protein isoform X5, with protein sequence MRETDIQTIQRKYDRTRSPSPTECCLFTPWTRKAATTTDPDAEPAVGHRSTGAVPNPPSTLDKQTNWSKALPLPTPQERMKSDPAVVSSCIIPINVTGVGFDREASVRCSLVHSQSVLQRRRKLRRRKTITGIPRQVQQDMDSDESPVARERTVMVHTNPHLSLCQEELSLRGGHTKDSGCQTDDCLIGGGGAPSRRRIRAQRGGQGGIPTSLSHSTGNISSLPDHPDTSMYTASGSRLRSRSLPREGGRIRDEDQDDSDEDEDDDDDDDDEDEELSPYETEDFLPGTGPRMLKDEEESTDDQAMPELQLGSLKRIQQGDGGSPEHMWMERGRSRLPRQVDMGSCEISSSSDTFSSPIHSVSTTGVLRGQIDHKEDHQSSSGNWSGSSSTCPSQTSETLPPAASPPLTGSSHCDSELSLNAAPHAIDDLTGFIIDPYHSDQPQGQGHRSSSFTSSATDQLDDAGVSTASEGEWTYPQDQADQDQLCSQDFSPRRSSRGDQTRIDFTSISTYDGFSDRAPPTAAADSQGFYSSSMHFDSMQGQSYRSYMYNYAAVGSGADCDQGNTVGATPGEGEGMAGYPPQSSDYRGATLTLGRPCRPLKKPKVKPPPPKRSSSLKETCSAGAPENVPPEQGDEQGDQDQPKIHSSGQTQTLNLPMSSRDREMRLQLDMASPGEVENPGLEAEAVGVGGGGAWGIGSPRSPRTVEMTEPTSFGSTDTHSFKDEGAVQSDYADLWFLNDLKSQNNLDPNGSLSNSSTATGTTVIECIKSPVDSSSSPGGETQALMHSSGSGSSSSRPTSPPLPPGDGDFKLGSPEKLAGLASPSSGYSSQSETPTSSFPLAFFPGPLSPTSGKRKPKVPERKSSLSSLQHQAQFSSSASGSSSSCSSSSSSSSRKDYDFPAPPTELDLSSLHSAHSSRPLPTLAHRTHMHTLHQKKQRAAAAAEARATAGNTAAANANASAKASANASANANANASANTSATPSGFIYGSTLTPEAPLAANPMALAITPTVLRSVQLRSTGHRATDGSQPQAQGQAQGAQGQEPPPPPQAWAHEASGAPATRPKMPSVTIVTPHSDTNTRPLPPRRPIAQKPPPPPTQDPHHPSQEHHHHSVPQPQHHPTPMQHPDGPPPYESLARHRQDRYSPGTFWAMTAFRTRPAEPLEPEEPTHRAPPPTPEPVIPTTHPECHVLGERTEDEEDEEEEEHDREISRVMSHSQGLIREYREYHQRDHPREPPTYETLEESHSYQSQSHYHSQSQTHSCHSQMVQRWDLGPSSSPDKVPGVTVEASHPYSISHVIDLRGRGGEDRYEMTSSGVPTRSASQDNSRDDSTTPDTEDYFSKESTSPSDNSLSPLTDETTKPDDDVVFMSPSKSRTTEDLFAMIHRSKRKVLGRKDSGELSGKSRLCPPPAAVVPPAAILPAIPPPPPLIIPPAPALSTLTAAGTQRTPGPIYRSAKKSSTSNEEFKLLLLKKGSRTDSSYRMSATEILKSPIAPKSPGHPLAAEGQVRYPTEDPPSPLQEPSLQAAGEQLFPPSLFPRPSSDSFSPKTPPTSASSRQGRSRIPPAANSSRYSTRSRLYTAPMQVISEGETENSDGSPHDDRSS
- the LOC115188726 gene encoding Nance-Horan syndrome protein isoform X2 translates to MIVLHIRMFSVMTHHATYLPLTLQERPGREVHCHTIQRKYDRTRSPSPTECCLFTPWTRKAATTTDPDAEPAVGHRSTGAVPNPPSTLDKQTNWSKALPLPTPQERMKSDPAVVSSCIIPINVTGVGFDREASVRCSLVHSQSVLQRRRKLRRRKTITGIPRQVQQDMDSDESPVARERTVMVHTNPHLSLCQEELSLRGGHTKDSGCQTDDCLIGGGGAPSRRRIRAQRGGQGGIPTSLSHSTGNISSLPDHPDTSMYTASGSRLRSRSLPREGGRIRDEDQDDSDEDEDDDDDDDDEDEELSPYETEDFLPGTGPRMLKDEEESTDDQAMPELQLGSLKRIQQGDGGSPEHMWMERGRSRLPRQVDMGSCEISSSSDTFSSPIHSVSTTGVLRGQIDHKEDHQSSSGNWSGSSSTCPSQTSETLPPAASPPLTGSSHCDSELSLNAAPHAIDDLTGFIIDPYHSDQPQGQGHRSSSFTSSATDQLDDAGVSTASEGEWTYPQDQDQLCSQDFSPRRSSRGDQTRIDFTSISTYDGFSDRAPPTAAADSQGFYSSSMHFDSMQGQSYRSYMYNYAAVGSGADCDQGNTVGATPGEGEGMAGYPPQSSDYRGATLTLGRPCRPLKKPKVKPPPPKRSSSLKETCSAGAPENVPPEQGDEQGDQDQPKIHSSGQTQTLNLPMSSRDREMRLQLDMASPGEVENPGLEAEAVGVGGGGAWGIGSPRSPRTVEMTEPTSFGSTDTHSFKDEGAVQSDYADLWFLNDLKSQNNLDPNGSLSNSSTATGTTVIECIKSPVDSSSSPGGETQALMHSSGSGSSSSRPTSPPLPPGDGDFKLGSPEKLAGLASPSSGYSSQSETPTSSFPLAFFPGPLSPTSGKRKPKVPERKSSLSSLQHQAQFSSSASGSSSSCSSSSSSSSRKDYDFPAPPTELDLSSLHSAHSSRPLPTLAHRTHMHTLHQKKQRAAAAAEARATAGNTAAANANASAKASANASANANANASANTSATPSGFIYGSTLTPEAPLAANPMALAITPTVLRSVQLRSTGHRATDGSQPQAQGQAQGAQGQEPPPPPQAWAHEASGAPATRPKMPSVTIVTPHSDTNTRPLPPRRPIAQKPPPPPTQDPHHPSQEHHHHSVPQPQHHPTPMQHPDGPPPYESLARHRQDRYSPGTFWAMTAFRTRPAEPLEPEEPTHRAPPPTPEPVIPTTHPECHVLGERTEDEEDEEEEEHDREISRVMSHSQGLIREYREYHQRDHPREPPTYETLEESHSYQSQSHYHSQSQTHSCHSQMVQRWDLGPSSSPDKVPGVTVEASHPYSISHVIDLRGRGGEDRYEMTSSGVPTRSASQDNSRDDSTTPDTEDYFSKESTSPSDNSLSPLTDETTKPDDDVVFMSPSKSRTTEDLFAMIHRSKRKVLGRKDSGELSGKSRLCPPPAAVVPPAAILPAIPPPPPLIIPPAPALSTLTAAGTQRTPGPIYRSAKKSSTSNEEFKLLLLKKGSRTDSSYRMSATEILKSPIAPKSPGHPLAAEGQVRYPTEDPPSPLQEPSLQAAGEQLFPPSLFPRPSSDSFSPKTPPTSASSRQGRSRIPPAANSSRYSTRSRLYTAPMQVISEGETENSDGSPHDDRSS